The genome window GTCAACTCCGGTACCCCGCTGATGACTCCGGACGGCAAGACGTTCGCCTTCGCCACCCCGGGCGCCGCCGCCATGCTGGACAAGTACACCGCCGCCTACGCGGCCGGCTACCTGCCCTCCGACGTGCTCACCAGCACCTACGAGGGCAACTCGGCGCTGTTCAACAAACAGGTGGTCGCCTGGACCACCGGCGGCGGCAACTACATCGCCAGCACCCAGCAGACCAACCCCAGCCTGGTGCCGCAGATCGTCCCCTCCCCCGCCCTCGACACCGCCCCGCTCTACGTGCAGGGCCTGTCGGTCTCCTCGAAGAGCAAGAACCTGCCGCTGGCGCTGGCCTTCGCCCAGTTCGCCACCGACAACGCCAACCAGGCGGCCTTCGTCAAGCTGGCGCCCGGCTACCTGCCCGGCACCACGGCCGCCGCCGACGACCCCTCTTACAGCAAGAGCGACGGCACCGCGCAGGGCGACGCCTCGGTCTTCGCCTACCAGGACATGCAGAACGCGGTGAACTTCACCCCGCCGGTGTGGACCTCCGCCATGGACACCTACCTCAACCAGCAGATCGCGCTCGCCATGACGGGCAAGGAGAGCAGCGCCCAGGCGCTGCACAACGCCCAGGACCGGGCCAACCAGCTGCTGAACCAGTGACCGCCGGGAGGGCACCGATGCCGTCACGTCCGCCGCGGACCCACCGCCGGTCCACCCCCTGGCTGCTGATCGCGCCGGCGCTCGGCTGGCTGGCCGTCTTCAGCCTCTGGCCCGCGCTCAACACCGCGGTGCTCTCCTTCACCAACGTGCACACCCTGAGCGGCGGGCAGTTCATCGGGCCGCACAACTACCAACTGATGTGGCAGGACCCGCAGCTGCGCGACGCGATCGTCAACACCCTGGTCTTCATGGCCGTCTGCGTCCCGCTGCTGACCTTCCTGCCGCTGCTGCTGGCCCTGCTGGTGCAGCGCACCCTGCCGTTCATGGGCTTCTTCCGGACCGTCTTCTACTTCCCGGTGATCGCCTCCGCCGTGGTGGTGGCGCTGATCTGGCAGTGGCTGCTGGACGACCGCGGCCTGGTCAACGGGCTGGCCCGGCAGGCCGGCCTGGTCCACTCGGCCGTGCCGTTCCTCACCGACCGCTGGCTGCTGCTGGCCAGCGCGATCGCGCTGACGGTCTGGAAGGGCCTCGGCTACTACATGGTGCTCTACCTCTCCGCGCTCGGGAACGTGCGCCGGGAGCTGCACGAGGCGGCCGCGGTGGACGGCGCGGGCGCGGTGCGCCGGTTCTGGGCCGTCACCGTGCCCGGGGTGCGCGGCACCATGGCGCTGGTCTCGGTGCTGATCGCGGTCAGCGCGATGCGGGTGTTCACCGAGCTGTACGTGCTGGGCGGGCGCACCGGCGGGGTGGGCGGCCAGGACGTCTCGCTGGTGATGCTGATCCAGCAGGCCGCCGCCGGCAGCGACGGCCGGCTCGGCTACGCCTCCGCGCTCAGCGTCTTCCTCTTCGTGCTCACCGTCGGCCCGCTGCTGCTGCTCGCCCGCTGGAACCGGAGGACGGACTGATGAGGCATCACCACCGGCGCCGCTCACCGGTCTTCGACGCGGTGACCCCGCTCGGACTGACGGTGCGCTACCTGACCCTGCTGGCCGTGCTGGCGATCACCGTCGGGCCGATGCTCTGGGAGCTTTCCACCTCGCTGAAGGCGATCACCGAGGACGTCTACACCGCCAGCCCGCACCTGCTCCCCCGGCACCCGACCCTGGGCAACTACGGCCGGGTGGGCCGGCTGATCCCGATCGGCCACTTCGCGCTCAACTCGGCACTGGTCGCGGTGATCGACGTGGCCGGCAACCTGGCGGGCGCGACCGCCGCCGGCTACGCGCTGGCCCGACTGAGCTTCCGCGGCCGGCGCCTGGTGCTCGGGCTCTTCCTGTCCACCCTGGTGCTGCCGGGCGAGGTGACGATCATCTCGCAGTACCAGACGGTGACCCGGCTGGGCCTGGGCGACTCGCTGCTCGGCGTGGCCCTGCCCAGCGTGATCGGCGCGCTGAACGTGCTGCTGATGCGCAATGCCTTCCTGGCCGTCCCGGCCGAGTTGGAGGAGGCGGCGGTGATCGACGGCGCCACGGTCTGGCAGCGGCTGCGGTTCATCGCGCTGCCCGCCGTCAAGGGCACCCTGAGCGTGATCGCCATCCTCACCTTCATCGGCGCCTGGGACGACTTCCTCTGGCCGCTGCTGGTGCTGCAGAGCCCCGACAAGCTCACCCTCACGGTCGGACTCTCCTACCTGCAAGGCGCGTTCACCGCCGACCCGCGCACCATCGCGGCCGGCGCGATGATCGCCCTGCTGCCCGTGCTCGCGCTCTTCGTGGCGCTCCAGCGGTACTTCTTCCGCGGCGTCGGCGAGGGCGCCGTCAAGGGCTGAGCCCCCCGACCCGAACACGGAGACCGGAGACCCCGTATGACGCATTCCCCCGCCGCACCGCGGTTCGGCGTCAACTACACCCCGAGCCGAGGGTGGTTCCACCACTGGCTGGACTTCGACCTGGACCCGGTGCGCCGCGACCTGGACGCGATCGCCGCGCTCGGCCTCGACCACCTGCGGGTGTTCCCGCTCTGGCCGCTCTTCCAGCCGAACCGCACGCTGATCCGCCCCCGCGCGCTGGAGCAGCTGGCCGCCCTGGTGGACGCGGCCGGCGAGCGCGGCCTGGACGTCGCGGTGGACGGCCTGCAGGGCCACCTGTCCAGCTTCGACTTCCTGCCGAGCTGGACCACCACCTGGCACCGCCGCAACCTGTTCACCGACCCGGACGTGGTCGGCGCCCAGGCCGCCTACCTGGAGGCGCTGGCCGGCGCGCTGGCCGAGCGGCCGAACTTCCTCGGCCTGACCGTGGGCAACGAGGTCAACCAGTTCTCCGGCGACCCGCACCCCGACCCGGACCGGATCACCCCCGCCCAGGCGGCCGACTGGCTGACCCGGCTGCTGGCCGCCTGCGAGCGCGGCGCCCCGGGCCGGCTGCACCTGCACGCCTCCTACGACGCCGCCTTCTACCAGGACGACCACCCCTTCACCCCCGCGCACTCGGCCCGGCTCGGCGCGGTCACGGCCGTGCACTCCTGGGTGTTCAACGGCACCGCCCAGCGCTACGGCGCCGACTCGGTGGCCGGCGCCCAGCACGCCGCCTACCTGGTCGAGCTGAGCAAGGCCTGGGCCGGGCAGCCGCACCGCCCGGTCTGGCTGCAGGAGGTCGGCGCGCCGGCCCCGCACGTCGCCGCCGACCGGGCCGGCGAGTTCACCCGCCGGACGGTGGCCGCCGTGCTGGACTGCCCGGACCTGTGGGGCGTCACCTGGTGGTGCTCGCACGACGTGGACCGCTCGCTCGCCGACTTCCCCGAACTGGAGTACAGCCTGGGTCTGTTGACCACCGAGCAGCGGGTCAAGCCGGCCGGGCGGGCGCTGGCCGGCGCGCTGGCCGCCGCCCGGGACGACTGGCACCCGCCCCGCCCGCGCACCACCGCCCTGGTGCTGGACCTGCCGGACGCCGCGCCGAAGCGCTCGACCTGCGGCCCCGGCGGCGCCTTCTTCGAGGCCTTCATGCGCCTGGCCGCCGACGGCGCCCGCCCCACCGTGCTGCTGGCCGAGCGCGTGGCGGACCACGCGGGGCTGTCCGCCCGGGGTATCACCGAGATCGTCACCGTCGAAGACGTCAGCTGACGCACCGTCAGATTGGGAGAGCTCCATGCACGACGACCGCACCCTGGTCGAGGCCCGGCTCAAGCGCGTGCTCGACGAGCGCGTCCGGCCCGCCCTCTACCCCGCTTCGGTCCCGCTCACCGCCGGCATCTGGACCGCACCGGGAGAACCGGTCCCGGTCGCCGAGGGCCTGGCGGCCCCGCGCAGCCCGATCGCGGCCGGCGAGCGCTGGGGCGCGCCCTGGAGCACCAGCTGGCTGACCGTCTCCGGCACCGTGCCGGCCGAGTGGGCCGGGCGGTGCGTCGAGGCGCTGATCGACCTGGGCTTCGACAAGAACATGCCCGGCTTCCAGTGCGAGGGCCTGGTCTACCGGCCGGACGGCAGCCCGGTGAAGGGCATCAACCCGAACAACCAGTGGGTGCGGATCGCCGACCGCGCGGTCGGCGGCGAGCAGGTGCTGCTGCACGTGGAGGCCGCCGCCAATCCGGTGATCCTGGACTACCACCCGTTTCTGCCGACCGAGTTGGGCGACAAGGCGACGGCCGGCAGCGAGCCGCAGTACCGGCTGGCCCGGCTGGACCTGGCGGTGCTCGACCAGACGGTCTGGGAGCTGGTGCTCGACCTGGAGGTGGCCGGCGAGCTGATGGCCGAGCTGCCGGTCGACGGCGCCCGGCGCTGGGAGCTGCTGCGCGCGGTCGAACGGGCGCTGGACGCGCTCGACCTCCAGGACGTCAACACCACGGCGGCCGCCGCCCGGGCCGAGCTGGCCGGCGCGCTGGCCGTGCCGGCCGCGCCCGCCGCGCACCGGATCAGCGCCGTCGGCCACGCCCACATCGACTCCGCCTGGCTCTGGCCGCTGCGCGAGACGGTCCGCAAGGTGGCCCGCACCACCGCCAACATGACCGCCCTGCTGGCCGACCACCCCGAGTTCGTCTACACCATGTCACAGGCCCAGCAGTACGCCTGGATCAAGGAGCACCGCCCCGAGGTCTACGCCAAGGTGAAGCAGGCGGTGGCCGAGGGCCGGTTCGTGCCGGCCGGCGGCATGTGGGTGGAGTCCGACACCAACATGCCCGGCTCGGAGGCGATGGCCCGTCAGTTCGTGCACGGCAAGCGGTTCTTCCTGGAGGAGTTCGGCACGGAGAACGAGGAGGCCTGGCTGCCGGACACCTTCGGCTTCACCGGCGGCCTGCCGCAGATCATCAAGGCGGCCGGCGCCAAGTGGCTGCTGACCCAGAAGATCTCCTGGAGCCAGGTCAACTCCTTCCCGCACCACACCTTCTGGTGGGAGGGCATCGACGGCACCCGGATCTTCACCCACTTCCCGCCCGTGGACACCTACAACTGCTCCCTGAAGGGCAGCGAACTAGCCCACGCGGAGCGCAACTTCAAGGAGAAGGGCCGGGCCACCCGGTCACTGGCGCCGACCGGCTGGGGCGACGGCGGGGGCGGCACGACGCGCGAGATGCTCGGCAAGGCGGCCCGGCTGCGCGACCTGGCCGGCTCCCCGACGGTACGCTGGGAGAAGCCGGCCGAGTTCTTCGCCGCCGCCCAGGCCGAGTACCCCGATCCGCCGGTCTGGGTGGGCGAGCTCTACCTGGAGCTGCACCGGGCCACCCTGACCAGCCAGGCGAAGACCAAGCAGGGCAACCGGGCCAGCGAGAACCTGCTGCGGGAGGCCGAGCTGTGGGCCGCCACCGCCGCACTGCGGGCCGGCTTCGCCTACCCGTACCAGGAGTTGGACCGGATCTGGAAGACCGTGCTGCTGCACCAGTTCCACGACATCCTGCCCGGCTCCTCGATCGCCTGGGTGCACCGGGAGGCCGAGGCGACCTACGCCCGGGTGGCCGCCGAGCTGACCGGCGTCATCGAGGCCGCCCAGCGCGCACTGGCCGGCGAGGGCGAGGCCGAGCTGGTCTTCAACTCCGCGCCGCACCACCGCTGCGGAGTCCCGGCCGGCGGCGCCGCCCCCGCCGCGGCGCCGACCGGCGACTGCACGCTGCGCCCGCGCGCGGGCGGCGGCTTCGTGCTGGCCAACGCGCTGCTCCGGGTCGAGGTGGACGGGCGCGGCCTGCTGGTCTCCGTCCACGACCTGGTCGGACAGCGCGAGACGATCGCCCCCGGCGCCGCCGCCAACCTGCTGCAACTCCACCCGGACTTCCCGAACATGTGGGACGCCTGGGACGTGGACCAGTTCTACCGCAACACCGGCACCGACCTGACCGGCGTCGACGAGCTGACGGTGCTCGCCGACAAGCCGGAGGCCGTCGCCGTCCGGGTGACCCGCTCGTTCGGCTCCTCCACGGTCACCCAGACCGTCACCCTGGCCGCCGGCACCAACCGGCTCGACCTGGACACCGAGGTGGACTGGCACGAGCGGGAGAAGTTCCTCAAGCTCGCCTTCCCGCTCGACCTGCACGCCGACCGGTACGCGGCCGAAACCCAGTTCGGCCACCAGTACCGGCCCACCCACACCAACACCAGCTGGGAGGCCGCCAAGTTCGAGGCCTGCAACCACCGCTTCACCCACTTCGCCGAGCCCGGCTGGGGCGTCGCGCTGGTCACCGCCTCCACCTACGGCCACGACGTGACCCGTACCGTGCGCGCCACCGACGCGGGTACCACCACCACGGTGCGGGCCTCGCTGCTGCGCGCCCCGCGCTTCCCCGACCCGCACACCGACCAGGGCCGGCACCGGTTCCGGCACGCCCTGGTGCCGGGCGCCACCATCGCCGACGCGGTCCGCGAGGGCCACCTGGTCAACCTGCCCGAGCGCCGGCTGCCCGGCGCCGGACCGGTCGCGCCGCTGGTCGAACTGGCCGGCGAGGAGGCGGTGCTGAGCGCGGTGAAGCTGGCCGACGACGGCAGCGGCGACCTGGTGGTGCGGCTCTACCAGGCGACCGGCGCGCGCACCCGCACCACCCTGCGCACCGACCTGCCGGTGCGCCGGGTGCACGCCTGCGACCTGCTGGAGCGCCCGCTGGCCGACGGCCACCCCGAACTCGGCGACGGTGAGCTGGAGTTGGTGCTGCGCCCGTTCCAGCTGGTCACCCTGCGCATGGTGCTCTAGGGGGCGTAGACGGCCGGCGGGGGCGTCGGCTCCGGCTGGCCGGCGGGCAGGTAGCGCAGCAGCCAGGTCTCGTAGCTGTGCTTCCACTGGCCGCTGCTCCGGTAGTCCTCCAGGACCTGGTTGACCCAGGCGACCAGGTCCTTGGAGGTGCTCGGCATGGCGACGGCGTACGGCTCCTCGGTCAGCGCGGCGCCGACCACCATGGTCTCCGGGTCCTGGGCGGCCAGGCCGTAGGCGATCGCGTCGTCGGTCAGGACCGCGTCCGCCCGGTGCTGCTGCAGGTCGCGGGCCAGGCAGTCCAGTTCGTTCTGCTCCGTGTGCACCACGGCCCCCGGGAAGCGCTGCTGGCCCTCCGGCAGCCGGGCGTCCGCGGCGAGCAGGTCGGCCGAGGTGGAGCCGACGGCCGTGCAGACCCGCTTGCCCTTGAGCGCATCGGGCCCGCTCTCGTCGGAGCGGTTGCCGGCCTTGGGCACCAGCACCCGCTGGCCCGCCTGGTAGTAGACGGTGGAGAACGCCACCTGCTGCTGCCGCTGGCAGGTGACCGTCATGGTGTGCACCACCAGGTCCACGTGCTGCTGCGGATCGGTCGAGCGCAGGCGGGGTATTCGCTGGTCGTCGTCGACCGGCACGTAGTGCACCGTCTGCGGGTCGGCCCGCCCGAAGAGCGACTGGGCGATCGCGTTCACGATGTCCACGTCGAAGCCCTGCGGCCGACCGTCCGGCCCGAGGAATCCCCACTCGTAGTCGTTGAGGTCGATGCCGGCGATCAGGTAGCCGCGCGCCTTGATCGCGTCGACGGTCGGCCCGCCGGCCTGCGAGGGGCGGTAGGGGCTGGCGTGGGTGTCGCAGTTCCCCGGATCCGCGGCCGCCTGCGCCGGCGTCGGGGCCGCGCTCGGCGCGGGCCGGCCCTGGCCCACCGGCGGCGGGCCGTGCGTCGCCCCCTGCGAGCACCCGGCGGCCCCCGCCACCACCAGCACCGCCGTGGTCACCGCCAGTGCCCGCCGAACTGACCCCATCAGCCCTCCCCGAGTGAAGTGCCGTACCGAGTGCGAGATGTGACACGCCATCATCCACCCGTTCGGTTCCCGCCGGTACACGGCACGTCGGCCGGTGACCATGGGGTAGTCTGGGAACGACGAGTGCGGAATTACAATCAAGGGTCATCCGGAGTCAAAAGCATGGCGCAGCCGAGGCGGGGGAATGTCGGTCCGGAATCCGGGCCCGATACCGAATCCGAAGGTGCCGCACAACCGCAGCACTATTTCTCGGCCGACCCCGCCGTGGAGAGCGCCCGGACCAGCATCGAGATCTCGGCCCGCGGCGTCACCCTGGAACTCCAGACCGACGTCGGCGTGTTCTCCGCCGGAAAGCTGGACAAGGGCACCCGCATCCTGCTGCAGCACGTCCCGCCGCCGCCGAACCGCGGCCGCTATCTGGACCTCGGCTGCGGCTACGGCCCGATCGCCACGACGATGGCGGCGACCCGGCGACGCGCCGAGGTGTGGGCCGTGGACATCAACAACCGGGCCCTGGAACTGGTTCGCGACAACAGCGCGCGGGCCGGCCTGAAAAACGTCAAGGCCTGCCGCCCGGAAGAAGTTCCGCAGGGCCTGGAGTTCGACTTCATCTACTCGAACCCGCCCATTCGGATCGGCAAGGCGGCACTCCACGAGCTGCTGCTGAAATGGCTGCCGCGATTGACCCCCGACGGGGCCGCCTTCATGGTGGTCCAGCGCAATCTGGGCTCGGATTCCCTCGCCAAGTGGCTGAACGAACAGGGATTCCCGACCGAGCGCCTCATCTCGCGCGAGGGCTTCCGCATCCTGCGGACCACCCGCCCCCGCGAGGCCGTCGGCTCCGACCCCGAGGCCTCCGCAGCCCCCGAGGCCCCCTCGGCCCCCGAGAAGACCGCCGGCTGACCGTCCGGCAGCAGCCCGACGCACCGCACCACGTGAAGACAGGAGCGACCCCCTCATGCAGCAGCTCGGCGGCACCGACCTGAAGCGCCTGCACCGCACTTGGCGCC of Kitasatospora viridis contains these proteins:
- a CDS encoding glycoside hydrolase 5 family protein, producing the protein MTHSPAAPRFGVNYTPSRGWFHHWLDFDLDPVRRDLDAIAALGLDHLRVFPLWPLFQPNRTLIRPRALEQLAALVDAAGERGLDVAVDGLQGHLSSFDFLPSWTTTWHRRNLFTDPDVVGAQAAYLEALAGALAERPNFLGLTVGNEVNQFSGDPHPDPDRITPAQAADWLTRLLAACERGAPGRLHLHASYDAAFYQDDHPFTPAHSARLGAVTAVHSWVFNGTAQRYGADSVAGAQHAAYLVELSKAWAGQPHRPVWLQEVGAPAPHVAADRAGEFTRRTVAAVLDCPDLWGVTWWCSHDVDRSLADFPELEYSLGLLTTEQRVKPAGRALAGALAAARDDWHPPRPRTTALVLDLPDAAPKRSTCGPGGAFFEAFMRLAADGARPTVLLAERVADHAGLSARGITEIVTVEDVS
- a CDS encoding alpha-mannosidase; the protein is MHDDRTLVEARLKRVLDERVRPALYPASVPLTAGIWTAPGEPVPVAEGLAAPRSPIAAGERWGAPWSTSWLTVSGTVPAEWAGRCVEALIDLGFDKNMPGFQCEGLVYRPDGSPVKGINPNNQWVRIADRAVGGEQVLLHVEAAANPVILDYHPFLPTELGDKATAGSEPQYRLARLDLAVLDQTVWELVLDLEVAGELMAELPVDGARRWELLRAVERALDALDLQDVNTTAAAARAELAGALAVPAAPAAHRISAVGHAHIDSAWLWPLRETVRKVARTTANMTALLADHPEFVYTMSQAQQYAWIKEHRPEVYAKVKQAVAEGRFVPAGGMWVESDTNMPGSEAMARQFVHGKRFFLEEFGTENEEAWLPDTFGFTGGLPQIIKAAGAKWLLTQKISWSQVNSFPHHTFWWEGIDGTRIFTHFPPVDTYNCSLKGSELAHAERNFKEKGRATRSLAPTGWGDGGGGTTREMLGKAARLRDLAGSPTVRWEKPAEFFAAAQAEYPDPPVWVGELYLELHRATLTSQAKTKQGNRASENLLREAELWAATAALRAGFAYPYQELDRIWKTVLLHQFHDILPGSSIAWVHREAEATYARVAAELTGVIEAAQRALAGEGEAELVFNSAPHHRCGVPAGGAAPAAAPTGDCTLRPRAGGGFVLANALLRVEVDGRGLLVSVHDLVGQRETIAPGAAANLLQLHPDFPNMWDAWDVDQFYRNTGTDLTGVDELTVLADKPEAVAVRVTRSFGSSTVTQTVTLAAGTNRLDLDTEVDWHEREKFLKLAFPLDLHADRYAAETQFGHQYRPTHTNTSWEAAKFEACNHRFTHFAEPGWGVALVTASTYGHDVTRTVRATDAGTTTTVRASLLRAPRFPDPHTDQGRHRFRHALVPGATIADAVREGHLVNLPERRLPGAGPVAPLVELAGEEAVLSAVKLADDGSGDLVVRLYQATGARTRTTLRTDLPVRRVHACDLLERPLADGHPELGDGELELVLRPFQLVTLRMVL
- a CDS encoding carbohydrate ABC transporter permease, whose translation is MRHHHRRRSPVFDAVTPLGLTVRYLTLLAVLAITVGPMLWELSTSLKAITEDVYTASPHLLPRHPTLGNYGRVGRLIPIGHFALNSALVAVIDVAGNLAGATAAGYALARLSFRGRRLVLGLFLSTLVLPGEVTIISQYQTVTRLGLGDSLLGVALPSVIGALNVLLMRNAFLAVPAELEEAAVIDGATVWQRLRFIALPAVKGTLSVIAILTFIGAWDDFLWPLLVLQSPDKLTLTVGLSYLQGAFTADPRTIAAGAMIALLPVLALFVALQRYFFRGVGEGAVKG
- a CDS encoding ABC transporter substrate-binding protein is translated as MRRVRAALTLAALASLTLTACGVGGSSAAGGDKAVATDAPLKGTVTFQTWSLKNDKFTPYFTALIKDFESRHPGTTVTWVDQPGDGYPDKVTSQVTGGSLPDVVNLPPDIAHSVAKVGGLLDLAKNVPTLSKDYVRSGLTAYTYGDLGTAATYGFPWYLGTDISLWNKGMLQRDGLDPANLPKTFDQLLAQAKVMHDRSGGKDYLMSRPPGLSDIVNSGTPLMTPDGKTFAFATPGAAAMLDKYTAAYAAGYLPSDVLTSTYEGNSALFNKQVVAWTTGGGNYIASTQQTNPSLVPQIVPSPALDTAPLYVQGLSVSSKSKNLPLALAFAQFATDNANQAAFVKLAPGYLPGTTAAADDPSYSKSDGTAQGDASVFAYQDMQNAVNFTPPVWTSAMDTYLNQQIALAMTGKESSAQALHNAQDRANQLLNQ
- a CDS encoding glutamate ABC transporter substrate-binding protein, with the protein product MGSVRRALAVTTAVLVVAGAAGCSQGATHGPPPVGQGRPAPSAAPTPAQAAADPGNCDTHASPYRPSQAGGPTVDAIKARGYLIAGIDLNDYEWGFLGPDGRPQGFDVDIVNAIAQSLFGRADPQTVHYVPVDDDQRIPRLRSTDPQQHVDLVVHTMTVTCQRQQQVAFSTVYYQAGQRVLVPKAGNRSDESGPDALKGKRVCTAVGSTSADLLAADARLPEGQQRFPGAVVHTEQNELDCLARDLQQHRADAVLTDDAIAYGLAAQDPETMVVGAALTEEPYAVAMPSTSKDLVAWVNQVLEDYRSSGQWKHSYETWLLRYLPAGQPEPTPPPAVYAP
- a CDS encoding class I SAM-dependent methyltransferase, producing the protein MAQPRRGNVGPESGPDTESEGAAQPQHYFSADPAVESARTSIEISARGVTLELQTDVGVFSAGKLDKGTRILLQHVPPPPNRGRYLDLGCGYGPIATTMAATRRRAEVWAVDINNRALELVRDNSARAGLKNVKACRPEEVPQGLEFDFIYSNPPIRIGKAALHELLLKWLPRLTPDGAAFMVVQRNLGSDSLAKWLNEQGFPTERLISREGFRILRTTRPREAVGSDPEASAAPEAPSAPEKTAG
- a CDS encoding carbohydrate ABC transporter permease encodes the protein MPSRPPRTHRRSTPWLLIAPALGWLAVFSLWPALNTAVLSFTNVHTLSGGQFIGPHNYQLMWQDPQLRDAIVNTLVFMAVCVPLLTFLPLLLALLVQRTLPFMGFFRTVFYFPVIASAVVVALIWQWLLDDRGLVNGLARQAGLVHSAVPFLTDRWLLLASAIALTVWKGLGYYMVLYLSALGNVRRELHEAAAVDGAGAVRRFWAVTVPGVRGTMALVSVLIAVSAMRVFTELYVLGGRTGGVGGQDVSLVMLIQQAAAGSDGRLGYASALSVFLFVLTVGPLLLLARWNRRTD